The Solibacillus daqui genome has a segment encoding these proteins:
- a CDS encoding DMT family transporter, protein MTKYWLLVLLAGLIEIGWAMGLKYAHTIPFWIGVIALIVLSFYILIIATNKLPVSTVYAVFTGIGTAGTVIVETLLFNEPFSMTKISFILLLLVGVIGLKMLSSEKETGDA, encoded by the coding sequence ATGACAAAGTATTGGCTTTTAGTATTGTTAGCAGGACTAATCGAAATCGGCTGGGCGATGGGACTTAAATATGCACACACCATTCCATTTTGGATTGGTGTTATTGCACTTATCGTTTTATCCTTTTACATTTTAATTATCGCAACAAACAAACTACCTGTATCAACAGTTTATGCCGTTTTTACAGGAATCGGGACAGCTGGAACGGTAATTGTCGAAACCTTATTATTTAACGAGCCATTTAGTATGACAAAAATTAGCTTTATCTTGTTATTATTAGTCGGAGTTATTGGTTTAAAAATGCTCTCAAGTGAGAAAGAAACGGGGGATGCATAA
- a CDS encoding DMT family transporter: protein MAWVYLILAGLFEVGGVIGMNKVAQRKNLSSFAILFGAFACSFTFLALAMKTLPMGVSYAVWTGIGTVGGTLVGMFLYNESKDWKRVLFISFIIIAVVGLKITQ from the coding sequence ATGGCTTGGGTATATTTAATTTTAGCAGGACTTTTTGAAGTTGGTGGCGTAATCGGCATGAATAAAGTAGCACAACGTAAGAATCTATCATCGTTTGCCATCTTATTTGGTGCCTTTGCATGTAGTTTTACATTTTTAGCATTAGCGATGAAAACACTACCAATGGGAGTATCCTATGCTGTCTGGACAGGTATCGGGACAGTTGGTGGAACACTTGTAGGAATGTTCCTCTATAATGAATCAAAAGACTGGAAACGTGTTTTATTTATTTCTTTTATCATAATTGCAGTTGTTGGATTGAAGATAACGCAGTAA
- a CDS encoding TDT family transporter, producing MKYLFEAIPIPLSGVMLAFFSLGNLLHGLEITIAAHISYFVGMVLFLLLLGKLIFATNSVVAEMQNPIIASVSPTFTMGTLVLSSGLHYYGISSSFSHTLWILAAVTQIFIICYFFFTFIWKKNITIANVFPSWLVLFVGTAVMPLTARDLSGNFTQGIVIFAFCAFVIVAPIVILRGFIRKDLPEPTIPMLAILSAPASLILAAYFEQFNTSIAMIAVLYVIAQLLFFLVLSKLPSMLMLPFYPSYAAMTFPLVISATATNTMLYYVNLQGIFKNIMTTYFYVQLLLAVCIVGYVLIRYLNYLSIQVQAKHHQAVSEK from the coding sequence ATGAAGTACTTATTCGAAGCAATCCCGATCCCTTTAAGCGGAGTCATGCTTGCATTTTTCTCACTCGGGAATTTATTGCATGGATTAGAGATTACAATTGCCGCACATATTAGTTACTTTGTTGGTATGGTGCTATTTTTATTATTACTAGGAAAGTTAATATTTGCTACAAATTCCGTTGTTGCAGAAATGCAAAACCCTATTATTGCTTCGGTATCCCCTACATTTACTATGGGAACGTTAGTACTAAGTAGTGGCTTACATTATTACGGAATTAGCAGTTCGTTTAGCCATACGCTATGGATTTTAGCAGCAGTAACTCAAATATTTATTATTTGCTATTTCTTCTTTACGTTTATCTGGAAAAAGAATATTACGATTGCGAATGTCTTTCCAAGTTGGCTCGTTTTATTTGTCGGAACTGCTGTAATGCCTCTAACTGCGAGAGACCTTTCTGGCAACTTTACTCAAGGGATTGTAATTTTTGCTTTTTGTGCGTTTGTCATTGTCGCACCAATTGTCATTTTACGTGGTTTTATTCGCAAAGATTTACCAGAGCCAACCATTCCAATGCTAGCTATTTTATCAGCGCCGGCATCACTTATTTTGGCTGCTTATTTCGAGCAATTTAATACTTCTATAGCGATGATTGCTGTATTATATGTAATTGCTCAGCTATTATTTTTCTTAGTATTATCGAAGCTTCCTTCGATGTTGATGCTTCCGTTTTATCCAAGTTATGCTGCAATGACTTTCCCTCTTGTCATTTCAGCAACTGCGACAAATACGATGCTTTACTATGTTAATTTACAGGGCATTTTTAAAAATATAATGACAACTTATTTTTACGTACAGCTTTTACTTGCGGTATGTATTGTTGGTTATGTACTCATACGATATCTAAATTATTTAAGTATACAAGTACAAGCAAAACATCATCAAGCAGTGTCAGAAAAATAA
- a CDS encoding YdcF family protein, translating to MNKWLIVGFAVLTIPAIVYIWLGNEMDKAAKEKANGTNDYVIILGAKVKPGGVPSLSLKYRLDVAADYLQQYPHVTAIVSGGQGIDEDQTEASVMYDYLVRAGIDAERILIEDKSTSTYENIKFSKQLLPENTTNITIVSNDFHLKRANILAKKLGLDSDVIAAPTPKVVELKSRIRERAALLKTYFLGQ from the coding sequence ATGAATAAATGGCTCATTGTTGGATTCGCTGTTCTAACTATACCTGCGATTGTATACATATGGCTCGGGAACGAAATGGATAAAGCTGCAAAAGAAAAAGCAAATGGTACAAATGATTATGTCATTATTCTTGGTGCCAAGGTAAAGCCAGGTGGCGTACCATCATTATCATTAAAATACCGCTTAGATGTTGCGGCCGACTATTTACAACAATATCCGCATGTAACCGCAATTGTTTCAGGTGGGCAAGGTATTGATGAAGATCAAACTGAGGCTTCTGTTATGTATGATTATTTAGTACGGGCAGGAATAGATGCTGAGCGTATTCTAATTGAAGATAAATCTACATCTACTTATGAAAATATCAAATTTTCTAAACAATTATTACCTGAAAACACTACTAATATTACAATTGTTTCAAATGACTTTCACTTAAAACGCGCAAATATACTTGCGAAGAAACTCGGTTTAGATTCAGATGTCATTGCAGCACCTACACCAAAAGTTGTTGAGCTAAAATCACGTATTCGAGAACGGGCAGCACTATTAAAAACTTATTTTTTAGGCCAATAA
- a CDS encoding LLM class flavin-dependent oxidoreductase has product MKISILDQVPISKGMTSTEALSNSVKIAQLGDQLGYERMWFAEHHNTTTLASSAPEVTAAYIAAKTERIRVGTGGIMMMHYSPFKVAEVFKTLSALAPGRVDFGAGRAPGGDMPAMTALASGRRPDLTEQYDKLDVILRLMNEQRTGEAVYDNVVATPFKVQLPEAWLLGSSGQSARQAGAAGLGYSFAQFFNGQMSKSIFDAYRSSFQPSYYMEKPKIITTYAVSVAATADEAEYYSMPMQISRLNLMRGKLLNVMSPEEANDYPLTEMDKMLLEQNRHLMLIGSAEDVATQILEEQAEYGFDEAMINSNLYSIEQRINSYTLLAKQLIK; this is encoded by the coding sequence ATGAAAATTAGTATTTTAGATCAAGTGCCTATTTCAAAAGGAATGACTTCTACAGAGGCACTCTCAAATAGTGTAAAAATTGCACAGCTTGGCGATCAATTGGGTTATGAACGTATGTGGTTTGCAGAACATCATAATACAACGACACTTGCAAGCTCGGCACCAGAAGTAACTGCGGCATACATTGCAGCTAAAACAGAACGTATTCGTGTAGGGACAGGCGGAATTATGATGATGCATTATTCGCCCTTTAAAGTTGCGGAAGTGTTTAAAACATTATCTGCACTTGCACCAGGTAGAGTTGATTTTGGTGCGGGGCGTGCTCCTGGTGGAGATATGCCAGCTATGACTGCTTTAGCAAGTGGGCGGCGTCCAGATTTGACAGAACAATACGATAAGCTTGACGTTATTTTACGTCTTATGAATGAACAGCGTACAGGTGAAGCCGTTTATGATAATGTTGTAGCCACTCCTTTTAAAGTACAATTACCGGAGGCATGGTTACTTGGCTCTAGTGGTCAAAGTGCACGTCAAGCCGGTGCTGCAGGGCTTGGCTACTCGTTTGCACAATTTTTTAACGGGCAAATGTCAAAATCAATTTTTGATGCTTATCGTAGTAGCTTTCAACCTTCTTACTATATGGAAAAGCCAAAAATAATTACAACCTATGCTGTCAGCGTAGCAGCAACAGCCGATGAAGCAGAATATTACTCCATGCCTATGCAAATTAGTCGTTTAAATTTAATGCGTGGAAAATTATTAAATGTTATGTCACCTGAAGAAGCAAACGACTATCCTTTAACCGAAATGGATAAAATGTTGCTAGAGCAAAATCGACATTTAATGCTTATCGGTTCAGCAGAGGATGTGGCTACGCAAATTCTAGAAGAGCAAGCGGAATACGGCTTCGATGAGGCGATGATTAATAGTAATCTCTATTCGATTGAACAACGTATAAACAGCTACACATTACTTGCAAAACAGCTAATAAAATAA
- a CDS encoding 2-isopropylmalate synthase, producing the protein MSRKIWVFDTTLRDGEQVPGAKLNLYEKVEIAQQLKKLGVDIIEAGFPASSQGDFDAVKAVAQKVGNSSDIMITALARAVKNDIDSVYNAVKHAQNPMIHMVLGTSDIHVEKKFSKSKDQILQIGIDAVKYAKTLLPQVQYSTEDASRSDFEYLWKTIEAVMKAGATMINVPDTVGYAEPEQWGEMIAKLNYRMKNLDDSVLLSVHCHNDLGMATANTLAAVKNGADKIEVTMNGIGERAGNAALEEVVMAIKTRGDIYNVFTDIKTKEIINTSRLVSSFMGLDVQVNKAITGDNAFAHSSGIHQDGLLKSRDAYEIVHPEDVGLDDMELVLTARSGRHAVKNSLAKLGFNEFADEEFEGIFESFLKLADSKKEVYDHDLYVIVENYYEKSDKNNPNKESYKDQFYDLEDLQIIANSTFPNASVKIRKGEEIFKASAVGSGPIDALYSAIADVTEINVKLVEYNISSVSRGQEALGKVKIIVEYDGEKYIAKAADTDILKASAFAYINAINSIIVAQITPQPLTETANI; encoded by the coding sequence ATGAGTCGAAAAATTTGGGTTTTTGATACAACATTACGTGATGGCGAGCAGGTACCTGGAGCCAAATTGAACTTATACGAAAAGGTGGAAATCGCTCAACAACTCAAAAAATTAGGTGTTGACATTATTGAAGCTGGATTCCCTGCTTCATCACAAGGTGATTTTGATGCAGTAAAGGCCGTAGCACAAAAGGTAGGTAATTCATCAGATATTATGATTACTGCATTAGCCCGCGCTGTGAAAAATGATATTGATTCAGTTTATAACGCCGTAAAGCATGCACAAAATCCAATGATTCATATGGTACTAGGAACGTCTGATATTCATGTCGAAAAGAAATTTAGTAAGTCTAAAGATCAAATTTTACAGATTGGTATAGACGCAGTAAAATATGCGAAAACCCTACTACCACAAGTTCAATATTCTACAGAAGATGCATCTCGCTCGGATTTTGAATATTTATGGAAAACGATCGAGGCGGTTATGAAGGCTGGAGCGACAATGATTAACGTGCCAGATACGGTAGGATACGCAGAGCCAGAGCAATGGGGTGAAATGATTGCAAAATTAAATTACCGTATGAAAAATTTAGATGATTCGGTATTGCTTTCTGTACATTGTCATAACGACTTAGGGATGGCGACAGCAAACACCCTTGCTGCTGTGAAAAATGGGGCGGACAAAATCGAAGTTACCATGAATGGTATTGGCGAACGCGCAGGAAATGCGGCACTTGAGGAAGTTGTTATGGCAATTAAAACGCGCGGCGATATTTATAATGTATTCACGGATATAAAAACAAAGGAAATTATCAATACATCTCGCTTAGTTTCAAGCTTTATGGGGCTTGATGTACAGGTCAATAAAGCAATCACAGGTGACAATGCCTTTGCACATTCATCTGGTATTCACCAAGATGGCTTATTAAAATCACGTGATGCATATGAAATTGTGCATCCTGAAGATGTTGGGTTAGACGACATGGAATTAGTGTTAACAGCACGTTCTGGGCGTCATGCAGTGAAAAATTCATTAGCAAAACTAGGCTTTAATGAATTTGCGGATGAAGAATTTGAAGGGATTTTCGAAAGCTTCTTAAAACTAGCGGATTCGAAGAAAGAAGTATACGATCATGATTTATATGTCATTGTTGAAAACTACTATGAAAAATCAGACAAAAACAACCCGAACAAAGAATCGTATAAAGACCAATTTTATGATTTAGAGGATTTACAAATTATCGCAAATTCAACATTCCCAAATGCGAGTGTAAAAATTCGCAAAGGTGAAGAAATATTTAAAGCAAGTGCTGTTGGTTCGGGCCCTATTGATGCCCTGTATTCAGCTATTGCAGATGTTACTGAAATCAATGTGAAACTAGTAGAGTATAATATTAGCTCGGTTTCACGTGGTCAAGAGGCACTTGGTAAAGTTAAAATTATTGTTGAATATGACGGTGAAAAATACATTGCAAAAGCGGCAGATACTGATATTTTAAAAGCTTCGGCATTTGCTTATATAAATGCAATTAACAGCATTATTGTGGCACAAATTACACCACAACCGCTAACTGAAACTGCAAATATATAA
- the guaC gene encoding GMP reductase, with the protein MDTVFDYEDIQLIPAKCIVKSRTECDATVKLGNHTFKLPVVPANMQTILDENLAEQLASQGYFYIMHRFNPHTRAQFVRDMQQKGFIASISVGVKDEEYEFVEQLANEQLVPDFITIDIAHGHSNQVINMIGHIKKHLPNTFVIAGNVGTPEAVRELENAGADATKVGIGPGKVCITKIKTGFGTGGWQLAALRWCAKAATKPIIADGGIRTNGDIAKSVRFGASMVMIGSLFAGHEESPGKTVEVDGKQVKEYFGSASEFQKGERKNVEGKKMYVDSKGSIFDTLTEMEQDLQSSISYAGGKTLASIRTVDYVIVKNSIFNGDRI; encoded by the coding sequence ATGGATACAGTTTTTGATTATGAGGATATTCAATTAATTCCGGCGAAATGTATTGTGAAAAGCCGTACAGAATGTGATGCTACAGTGAAATTAGGCAACCATACATTTAAATTACCGGTTGTCCCAGCAAATATGCAAACAATTTTAGATGAAAATTTAGCTGAACAATTAGCTTCTCAAGGCTATTTCTATATTATGCACCGTTTTAACCCGCACACACGTGCACAATTTGTACGTGATATGCAGCAAAAAGGGTTTATCGCATCAATTTCTGTTGGTGTAAAAGACGAAGAATATGAATTTGTTGAACAGTTAGCAAATGAGCAACTTGTTCCTGATTTTATTACAATTGATATTGCGCATGGTCATTCAAACCAAGTAATTAATATGATTGGTCATATTAAAAAGCACTTACCAAATACATTTGTCATTGCTGGAAATGTTGGTACACCTGAAGCAGTACGCGAGTTAGAAAATGCTGGCGCAGATGCAACAAAAGTGGGAATCGGCCCTGGTAAAGTATGTATTACAAAAATTAAAACAGGTTTTGGTACAGGCGGCTGGCAATTAGCGGCACTTCGCTGGTGTGCTAAGGCTGCAACGAAACCAATTATTGCGGATGGTGGTATTCGTACAAATGGGGATATCGCAAAATCAGTTCGCTTCGGTGCTTCAATGGTTATGATTGGTTCATTATTTGCAGGTCACGAAGAATCACCAGGGAAAACGGTAGAAGTTGATGGCAAACAAGTAAAAGAATACTTCGGATCAGCGTCAGAATTCCAAAAAGGTGAACGTAAAAACGTAGAAGGTAAAAAGATGTATGTCGATTCTAAAGGTTCAATTTTCGATACATTAACAGAGATGGAACAAGATTTACAGTCTTCGATTTCATATGCAGGTGGAAAAACATTAGCTTCAATCCGCACGGTGGATTACGTTATCGTGAAGAATTCAATTTTTAATGGCGACCGAATTTAA
- a CDS encoding SAM-dependent methyltransferase: MNHLLACMKIIGDDSIQRTQLTHRIALVENFNIEKGMRVLEIGCGQGDTTVALADAVGQTGKVVAIDIAAPHYGAPITLGEASDTIRQSPLGSRIDFHYETDFLAFNTPEMFDVIVLSHCSWYFARPQQLHSYFLKMKSMTNRVCFAEWDVDYTEISQRSHFCAVNILALYSAFCGGDGNIQNVFHKAQIEEMLGQAGFEIQQSKIIDATYLQDGEWEIDYANVLYNQLQQAPLAIQTLATSYYHLMNRDEAYRQSLNSFVLIATQ; this comes from the coding sequence TTGAATCACTTATTAGCATGTATGAAAATTATTGGAGATGACTCCATTCAACGCACACAGTTAACACATCGAATAGCATTAGTCGAAAATTTTAACATTGAAAAAGGAATGCGTGTATTAGAAATTGGCTGTGGTCAGGGAGATACAACAGTTGCTTTAGCAGATGCCGTTGGTCAAACAGGAAAAGTGGTGGCAATTGATATTGCTGCACCGCACTACGGGGCACCGATTACACTTGGAGAAGCTTCGGATACAATCAGGCAATCCCCCCTCGGTTCTCGTATTGACTTTCACTACGAAACGGACTTTTTAGCATTTAACACACCAGAAATGTTCGATGTAATTGTTCTATCACACTGCTCTTGGTATTTTGCGAGGCCACAGCAACTACATTCCTACTTTTTGAAAATGAAATCGATGACAAATCGCGTTTGTTTTGCTGAATGGGATGTTGATTATACAGAAATTAGCCAACGCTCACACTTTTGTGCTGTAAATATTCTTGCCCTTTATAGCGCATTTTGCGGTGGGGATGGCAACATTCAAAACGTTTTCCATAAAGCACAAATCGAAGAAATGCTAGGACAAGCAGGTTTTGAAATTCAACAATCAAAAATTATTGACGCGACGTACTTACAAGACGGAGAGTGGGAAATTGACTACGCAAATGTATTGTACAATCAGTTACAGCAAGCACCACTCGCAATTCAAACATTAGCAACAAGCTATTACCATTTAATGAATCGGGATGAAGCGTACCGTCAATCATTAAATAGCTTTGTGTTAATCGCTACCCAATAG
- a CDS encoding SIR2 family NAD-dependent protein deacylase: MIQTVASWLKHSASTVILTGAGMSTESGIPDFRSKAGWWKSVDPRTVASVESLTQNYELFREFYQLRIKALEQVKPHKGHEILAEWEQQGLVGFVATQNVDRLHQLAGNKQVAELHGNILTIRCEKCEKPHSKEHFMNNAVCTYCMHHLRPNVVLFGESLPQEAWNRTLNEIQQADIIFVIGTSLEVYPVNQLPMMAQGKLVYINLEVESQTQGFDAIIQGTAGEVLAQIDVLLNR, encoded by the coding sequence ATGATTCAAACAGTAGCGTCATGGCTTAAACATTCAGCTTCTACTGTCATTTTAACTGGTGCCGGTATGTCAACAGAATCTGGTATACCAGACTTTCGTTCGAAGGCAGGCTGGTGGAAATCAGTTGATCCACGAACTGTTGCATCTGTTGAAAGCTTAACACAAAATTATGAACTATTTCGTGAATTTTATCAGCTAAGAATTAAGGCACTTGAACAAGTTAAGCCGCATAAAGGCCATGAAATTTTAGCTGAATGGGAGCAGCAAGGGCTAGTTGGGTTTGTTGCAACACAAAATGTCGATCGGCTACATCAATTAGCGGGTAATAAGCAGGTAGCAGAACTTCACGGGAATATTTTGACCATACGCTGTGAAAAATGTGAGAAACCACACAGTAAAGAACATTTTATGAATAACGCTGTATGCACGTATTGCATGCATCATTTACGTCCGAACGTTGTCTTGTTTGGTGAGTCATTGCCACAAGAAGCATGGAACCGCACATTAAATGAAATTCAACAGGCAGATATTATATTTGTGATTGGGACAAGCCTTGAAGTATACCCGGTTAACCAATTACCGATGATGGCTCAAGGAAAGCTTGTTTATATTAATTTAGAAGTGGAATCACAGACACAAGGCTTTGATGCAATAATACAAGGTACTGCGGGGGAAGTTTTAGCGCAAATTGACGTATTACTTAATAGATAA
- a CDS encoding cytosine deaminase, whose translation MELNLMKIDEFLNLPKSVIRRADEKDVLNIKNELLLLLNNRNGEHDKNQIRKLINEIQYMNLYVVKDDYDKIIYSYDPPKCNTPRVTINESGWIELVK comes from the coding sequence ATGGAATTAAACTTAATGAAAATTGATGAATTTTTAAATTTACCAAAAAGTGTAATCCGTCGTGCAGATGAAAAAGATGTTTTAAATATAAAAAATGAACTGCTCCTGTTGTTAAATAATCGCAATGGCGAGCATGATAAAAATCAAATTCGCAAATTAATCAATGAAATCCAATATATGAATCTCTATGTTGTAAAAGATGATTATGACAAAATCATTTATTCTTACGATCCGCCAAAATGCAACACACCACGTGTCACAATTAATGAAAGTGGTTGGATTGAGCTTGTTAAATAA
- a CDS encoding alpha/beta hydrolase, translating to MPNLHEHTKNYLIRVNEIPSLVTMSAQEAREMRSKAPNLKRPTAQLVTIKQQTITMRDGHKINIRIYTPNGQGPFDIIVYYHGGGWVLNDLNTCHESCSYIAQQTNQIVVSVEYRLAPEYKFPIPVFDAFDSFLWVNEHASSFDGNVKRISVAGDSAGGNLAVAVSQLAAREKLPITSQILLYPVTDLSYNTKSYSLFGKGFGLDRDVMQWFGDYYISSQIDATNPLVSPLQLTNFTHFPPTIIFVAENDVLRDEALEFNKRLQQAGVQTKSIVMEGLVHSYFTNNEVFEREIHQTIEQIDAFLKQLSEETRANN from the coding sequence TTGCCGAACTTACATGAACATACTAAAAATTATTTAATTAGAGTAAATGAAATACCATCATTAGTAACAATGTCGGCACAAGAGGCAAGAGAAATGCGCTCGAAAGCACCTAATCTTAAGCGTCCTACAGCGCAATTAGTAACGATAAAGCAACAAACAATAACGATGCGAGACGGACATAAAATTAATATCCGAATTTATACACCAAATGGACAAGGACCGTTTGATATCATTGTTTATTATCATGGTGGGGGTTGGGTATTAAATGATTTAAATACTTGCCATGAAAGTTGTTCATATATAGCGCAACAAACAAATCAAATTGTTGTATCAGTCGAATATCGATTAGCACCAGAATATAAATTCCCTATTCCTGTATTTGATGCATTCGATAGTTTTTTATGGGTCAATGAACATGCGTCAAGTTTTGATGGGAATGTGAAAAGAATTTCTGTAGCTGGTGACAGTGCGGGAGGTAATTTAGCAGTAGCAGTAAGTCAATTAGCTGCGAGGGAGAAATTACCAATCACGTCGCAAATTTTACTCTATCCGGTTACAGACTTGAGTTATAATACGAAATCCTATTCATTATTTGGAAAAGGCTTTGGCTTAGATCGTGATGTTATGCAGTGGTTTGGTGACTATTATATTAGTTCACAAATTGATGCTACCAACCCACTCGTGAGCCCGCTTCAATTGACCAACTTTACACATTTTCCACCTACAATTATTTTTGTGGCAGAAAATGATGTATTACGTGACGAAGCACTTGAATTTAATAAGAGATTACAACAAGCAGGTGTTCAAACAAAATCTATTGTTATGGAAGGGCTTGTCCATAGTTACTTTACAAATAATGAAGTGTTTGAGCGAGAAATACACCAAACAATTGAGCAGATTGACGCCTTTTTAAAACAATTATCGGAAGAAACACGTGCAAACAATTAG
- a CDS encoding toxic anion resistance protein — MSENPLFEDLDKRHQQPQQTQTTDIIQQQAKPLVSEQELSQIRQCQEQLKIQPQVQTLAQKIDVKNQIAVLEFGKETAQGISTFSDRMLATIKQSNLEKSTTLLNNLNKIMDRFDPQDFQEEQKKGFLKKLFSKSKEQLERILSKYDSMNKEVDAVYTEIQKYEVEMKHNTVQLEQMYDENLNYFHSLSEHIAAIDLKVGDLRQQLPALNSKAETGDHEAIMELETISRGIELLEQRGYDLEMAQQVSFQSAPQIRLMQQGNNHLIGKINSAFVTTIPIFKQGLIHAVTIQRQKLVSDSMAELDRRTNEMLVRNAENVRQNSVNIARQAGSPSIKVETIETTWKTIMAGIEETKQIQAETVRNREEGRKRIEQLQLEYEKLKKM; from the coding sequence ATGTCAGAAAATCCATTATTCGAAGACTTAGATAAACGTCATCAACAGCCACAACAAACACAAACAACTGATATCATTCAACAACAAGCGAAACCACTTGTATCTGAACAAGAACTTTCACAAATACGTCAGTGCCAAGAGCAGTTAAAGATACAACCCCAAGTACAAACACTCGCACAAAAAATTGATGTCAAAAATCAAATTGCAGTATTAGAGTTTGGAAAGGAAACGGCGCAGGGAATTTCTACGTTTTCTGACCGTATGCTTGCAACAATTAAACAAAGTAACCTTGAAAAATCTACTACGCTTTTAAATAATTTAAATAAAATTATGGACCGTTTCGATCCTCAGGATTTCCAAGAAGAACAAAAAAAGGGATTCTTAAAGAAATTATTCTCAAAAAGTAAAGAACAGTTAGAGCGTATTTTATCTAAATACGATTCAATGAATAAAGAAGTAGATGCGGTTTACACCGAAATTCAAAAATACGAAGTAGAAATGAAACATAATACTGTTCAACTTGAGCAAATGTATGATGAAAACTTAAATTATTTCCATTCTTTAAGTGAACATATCGCAGCAATTGATTTAAAAGTAGGAGATTTACGTCAACAATTACCTGCATTAAACTCAAAAGCGGAAACGGGTGATCATGAAGCCATTATGGAGCTTGAAACGATTTCTCGTGGAATCGAATTATTAGAACAGCGCGGCTACGATTTAGAAATGGCACAGCAGGTATCATTCCAATCTGCTCCGCAAATTCGTTTAATGCAACAAGGGAATAACCATTTAATTGGTAAAATTAATTCTGCATTTGTTACAACAATTCCTATTTTCAAACAAGGCTTGATTCATGCTGTCACAATACAGCGTCAAAAACTTGTGTCAGATTCAATGGCTGAATTAGATCGCCGTACAAATGAAATGCTTGTACGAAATGCTGAGAACGTACGTCAAAATTCAGTCAATATTGCACGTCAGGCGGGTAGCCCAAGTATCAAAGTCGAAACTATCGAAACAACATGGAAAACGATTATGGCTGGGATCGAAGAAACAAAACAAATTCAGGCTGAGACCGTTCGTAATCGTGAAGAGGGTCGTAAACGTATTGAACAACTGCAATTAGAATATGAAAAATTAAAAAAAATGTAA